The Caldicellulosiruptor changbaiensis genome has a segment encoding these proteins:
- the tmk gene encoding dTMP kinase, with translation MMKGKFIVFEGNDGSGKSTQILKVEKYLKEKGYKVVTTREPGGTEVGFRIRKLLLDPAYKMDGLTEALLLAADRNEHVKNVLIPALEDGYVVICDRYILSSIVYQGIVRGVGVENIIKLNSIFEEKIKPDLYIILTLSPEIALQRLKMAGKNDKLDTENFDFHRKVYNGFKEVSKRFEKCVNIEAEGTVEDVFEKVRKVIDDLLKKR, from the coding sequence TTGATGAAAGGTAAGTTTATTGTATTTGAAGGAAACGACGGTTCTGGTAAGAGCACTCAGATTTTGAAAGTGGAAAAATATCTCAAGGAAAAGGGCTACAAGGTTGTCACAACAAGAGAGCCGGGCGGAACAGAAGTAGGGTTTAGAATAAGAAAGCTTCTTTTGGACCCTGCGTACAAAATGGATGGGCTAACTGAGGCTTTGCTTCTTGCAGCTGACAGAAATGAGCATGTAAAAAATGTTTTGATTCCCGCGCTTGAAGATGGGTATGTTGTCATTTGTGATAGGTACATTTTAAGTAGCATTGTATATCAAGGCATCGTAAGAGGAGTTGGAGTTGAGAATATAATAAAACTTAACTCTATTTTTGAAGAGAAAATAAAACCTGATTTGTACATTATTTTAACCTTAAGTCCAGAGATTGCTCTGCAAAGACTCAAAATGGCTGGCAAGAACGACAAGCTTGACACAGAAAATTTTGATTTTCACAGAAAAGTTTACAATGGTTTTAAAGAGGTTTCAAAGAGGTTTGAAAAGTGTGTAAATATTGAAGCAGAGGGGACAGTTGAGGATGTATTTGAAAAGGTGCGTAAAGTGATAGATGATCTTTTGAAAAAGAGGTAA
- a CDS encoding aminotransferase class I/II-fold pyridoxal phosphate-dependent enzyme: MRLDRESMQEILNNLKVFNSLKNYNFQRLHMPGHKGMEEIFPDSIKNAYPYFDVTETVYTDDLLNPTSFLKEFLENINSFFGSRYSFLSLQGSTHLLQSCIAAFSKPFGSILINRDAHKSIYNIARILRLDIEYIYPKYDSLLGIYTYIDEKELEEALKKTKSEIVIITSPSYYGINQDIKAISTLTKKYNKKLIVDQAHGGYYKFVGKETALDEGADICIISLHKTLPCPNQSALLLSNLEDNGKLNEMLTFLHTTSSSYVLVLWSEYGIEFSKRFGEALYHELEKKLRELFLPILEYTNYRFKNIDILKLLFDFGKLGHDIEDIKMLLSRYSIIPEAIDQRRILFYFSIIDSFSNFENLKNFFYDIIKKKGKIQKKPFPLPPRPKKVLKIYEIDDYKKTKVKIKNADGFICAKAIIPYPPGYPVIVEGEVIDKDIIEYLEEVLGKDFIEENEVDVVDER, translated from the coding sequence ATGAGATTGGACCGAGAAAGTATGCAAGAAATCTTAAATAACTTGAAGGTTTTTAATAGCCTTAAAAATTACAATTTCCAGCGCCTTCATATGCCAGGGCACAAAGGCATGGAAGAGATTTTCCCCGATAGCATTAAAAATGCCTATCCATATTTTGATGTTACAGAAACAGTCTACACAGATGACCTTTTGAATCCTACAAGCTTTCTCAAAGAGTTTTTAGAAAACATAAATAGCTTTTTTGGCTCAAGGTACTCTTTTTTATCTCTTCAGGGTTCAACACACCTTCTACAATCTTGTATAGCAGCATTTTCAAAGCCTTTTGGGAGCATACTTATAAACAGGGATGCGCACAAGAGCATCTACAATATCGCAAGGATTTTGAGGCTTGATATAGAGTATATCTATCCAAAGTATGATTCGCTACTTGGAATTTATACATATATTGATGAAAAAGAACTTGAAGAGGCTTTGAAAAAAACAAAATCAGAGATTGTAATAATAACCTCACCCTCATATTATGGGATAAATCAGGATATAAAAGCTATTTCTACACTTACAAAGAAGTATAACAAAAAACTAATAGTAGACCAAGCGCATGGGGGATATTATAAATTTGTAGGGAAAGAAACAGCATTAGATGAAGGGGCAGATATCTGTATTATAAGCCTTCACAAAACCTTACCCTGCCCAAACCAGTCAGCTTTGCTTTTGTCAAATTTAGAAGACAATGGAAAACTAAATGAGATGCTTACTTTTCTTCATACAACAAGCTCATCATATGTCCTTGTGCTTTGGAGTGAGTATGGTATAGAGTTTTCCAAAAGATTTGGGGAAGCTCTCTATCATGAGCTTGAAAAAAAGCTGAGAGAACTTTTTTTGCCAATTTTAGAGTATACAAACTACCGATTTAAAAATATAGATATACTAAAGCTTCTTTTTGACTTTGGCAAATTAGGACATGATATTGAAGATATAAAAATGCTTCTTTCAAGATATTCCATTATACCAGAGGCAATTGACCAAAGAAGGATTTTGTTTTATTTTTCGATTATCGATAGCTTCTCTAATTTTGAAAATTTAAAAAACTTTTTTTATGATATAATAAAGAAAAAGGGGAAGATACAGAAAAAACCATTTCCTTTGCCTCCAAGACCAAAAAAGGTTTTGAAGATTTACGAGATAGATGATTATAAAAAGACAAAGGTAAAGATAAAAAACGCAGATGGGTTTATATGTGCAAAGGCAATCATTCCTTACCCACCGGGCTATCCTGTGATAGTTGAGGGTGAGGTTATAGATAAAGACATAATAGAATATCTCGAAGAAGTTTTGGGAAAGGATTTTATAGAAGAAAATGAGGTTGATGTAGTTGATGAAAGGTAA
- a CDS encoding indolepyruvate ferredoxin oxidoreductase subunit alpha, whose translation MAYYITDDCISCGACESECPVQCISPGEGKYVINEEECISCGACANVCPVDAPKPRE comes from the coding sequence ATGGCATATTACATCACAGACGATTGTATTTCTTGCGGCGCATGCGAGAGCGAATGCCCAGTTCAGTGCATATCACCTGGCGAGGGCAAGTATGTAATTAATGAGGAAGAGTGTATTTCATGTGGCGCATGCGCAAATGTATGTCCAGTTGATGCTCCAAAGCCAAGAGAGTAA
- a CDS encoding FumA C-terminus/TtdB family hydratase beta subunit, translating into MKRLYIPVTNEEEIKSFKVGQEVLVSGRLFVARDAAHKRLIDMFKRGEDIPIDFKNSAIYYMGPCPEKPGEVIGPCGPTTAGRMDIFTPIILKLGVKVLIGKGKRSPQVKEAIKSYGAIYLATFGGAAILIQSCVKSQKILMFEDLGAEAIREIEVEDLPCVVAVDSQGEDIYEIGPRKYARNLK; encoded by the coding sequence TTGAAGAGGCTTTACATACCAGTTACAAATGAAGAGGAAATAAAAAGCTTTAAGGTAGGGCAAGAGGTTTTGGTCAGTGGTAGGCTCTTTGTTGCAAGAGATGCTGCTCACAAAAGGCTCATTGATATGTTCAAAAGGGGAGAAGATATTCCCATTGACTTTAAAAACAGTGCTATTTACTACATGGGGCCATGTCCGGAAAAGCCGGGTGAGGTAATCGGGCCGTGTGGACCTACCACAGCAGGTAGGATGGATATTTTCACACCTATAATTTTAAAGCTTGGTGTCAAAGTCTTAATAGGAAAAGGTAAAAGAAGTCCGCAGGTAAAAGAAGCGATAAAAAGCTACGGTGCAATCTACCTTGCCACATTTGGTGGAGCTGCTATTTTAATTCAAAGCTGTGTAAAATCCCAAAAAATCTTGATGTTTGAAGACCTTGGAGCTGAGGCAATAAGAGAGATTGAGGTTGAGGATTTGCCATGTGTTGTTGCAGTAGATTCGCAAGGAGAAGATATATATGAGATTGGACCGAGAAAGTATGCAAGAAATCTTAAATAA